A region of the Clostridium estertheticum subsp. estertheticum genome:
TTTCTTACTCATCATAATCTTTATATCTTCGAATTGTCTGGTAATAGAAAACTTTCTATTACCAGCGAAATCTCCGGAGCCCCTCTCACTACAAAACAGGCACCCCCCACTACTAATAGTTCCATCTCTATTAGGACAAGAAAACCCAGCATCTAAAGCAATTTTAAAAACCTTACTACCGAACTTTTCCCTTAGAAAATAATTTAGACTAAAATATCTTTTATCATTCCATAAATTCTCCACTAGCGTCTTCCTTTCTTTTTTAAAAAATATTCAAACAAATAACTAGCTGTTAGACTAGTTATCTATTTTATAAACTTATGTTAATTATACCTTATCTCCATAGTGAGTGTATTAATTATAGCTTTTTCACGGTAAAGTCCTTTAAATTTAATTTCCATTTTCCAATAATATCTCCTTCTGCTCCATTACTGTTTGATTTAGATATTACTTCATATGTCATATTATCCTCGCCGAAAGAAGAAAATATTATTTGGACCTTTTCTATAGGATAATCTTTTTCAAAATTAATTGGAATCATATCCCCATTGTCTACTTTATAGACTCTAATACATTTTCCTGTTTTTTCACTATTATATTGTACAAGCAAAAATTTTTCATCCATTGAAAATGTCATAAATTCGACTTTGGAGTCAAATAATAAATCTATTGGTATTAAATCCTTTCCTATTGGTTTTTCTTTAGCCATTGCACCAGATCCTCCGCCTTGTGATGATTGACCTGATTGATCTGCATTTCCCTTAGCTTGAACTTCAAGAGACTCATCGATATTGACAATACCAATAAAAGTATTTTTATTATAAGTACTAAATGCTATTTTATCTCCTTCATAGCTAAAATTCATGGGTCCAAATTCTTTTAATGGTACCATTATTTTATATAATTTTG
Encoded here:
- a CDS encoding lipoprotein, which translates into the protein MKKFLSCLLILFCILSIAGCSNKKEEEKIKKNAFEIKTANNVVLSYMNFIMKEDFQNGKKLYTKDLYRKATDLPISNMKIKGYKVTESNEVGRSGVFKVRVSRTSIGSSLSCVDEYSIKIVKDGAEYKISEITNTPQKEAFIEGTGIRFRDKKNVKTNLIIDVSGIPKYSYSKDDGAKLYKIMVPLKEFGPMNFSYEGDKIAFSTYNKNTFIGIVNIDESLEVQAKGNADQSGQSSQGGGSGAMAKEKPIGKDLIPIDLLFDSKVEFMTFSMDEKFLLVQYNSEKTGKCIRVYKVDNGDMIPINFEKDYPIEKVQIIFSSFGEDNMTYEVISKSNSNGAEGDIIGKWKLNLKDFTVKKL